The sequence AACCCATCCAGAAAAAGACACGACCTCAGGgccttccctcccctgctctctGCTGCGCTTGTGGACTTTGCATCATGCTAGCGGGGATCAACATCACTTTAGTGGGAGCGTTTGCCTTTGGGACCTTCCTCCCCGTGAACAACCCTCCCATCATCATTGGACCCATCTTGCTGGTGGTGGCCTTCACATTCTTCGGTGCCTGCTGCATCTGCAGCAGGCGGCCCCCAGCTCATGGGGCCAGGAAATCCAAACCAGGTTCCAATATTGGGCTCATCAAACCTGGCAACACAGCCTTTGAAATTGAAACTAGCGAGCACACGGTACAGGATACCACTGCTGTTCAGCTGAGCCCCACAAATTCCCCCATCTCCTCGAAAAAGTCCACACCGGTTCACGAGAATGCGAAGACTTGCAAGCTCTTCACCATGGAAGGGAACGGGCCGGTGGTCAAGTACACCACAGGAGGAGAGGCGATACAGCTCAACTTGCCCAGGGACCTGGCCACATCCTAAAGCCAGGCAGAGCTTTTGTTAGCAGCCAGCCAGACACTGCAATGGCTGGGCTGGAAGTCTGTCATGTCAGA comes from Athene noctua chromosome 5, bAthNoc1.hap1.1, whole genome shotgun sequence and encodes:
- the TMEM275 gene encoding transmembrane protein 275, with the protein product MFSEKSSASLPQKPIQKKTRPQGLPSPALCCACGLCIMLAGINITLVGAFAFGTFLPVNNPPIIIGPILLVVAFTFFGACCICSRRPPAHGARKSKPGSNIGLIKPGNTAFEIETSEHTVQDTTAVQLSPTNSPISSKKSTPVHENAKTCKLFTMEGNGPVVKYTTGGEAIQLNLPRDLATS